In one window of Caballeronia sp. TF1N1 DNA:
- a CDS encoding DUF1488 family protein, which produces MTSKMNVNASVSADRASVSFVAFSREQAIQCNITRKALEQYFWAPVGATDERLLKALSDGYERISARVHRKFLAHPSSSVTLDVVDFST; this is translated from the coding sequence ATGACAAGCAAGATGAACGTCAATGCCAGCGTCTCGGCGGACCGCGCGTCCGTCAGTTTCGTTGCCTTCTCGCGCGAGCAGGCCATTCAGTGCAACATCACGCGCAAGGCATTGGAGCAATATTTCTGGGCGCCCGTCGGTGCTACCGACGAGCGTCTGCTCAAAGCGTTAAGCGATGGCTACGAGCGCATCAGCGCTCGCGTTCATCGTAAATTCCTTGCTCATCCGTCGAGTTCGGTCACGCTCGACGTGGTCGATTTTTCCACTTGA
- a CDS encoding amidase: MTRLASLPTNDIVALDAIALSQAIHAREVSCVEVMSAYLAQVDRLNPQVNAIVAMQDHESLLKLASERDTQLARNGSLGVLHGFPQAPKDILPVAGMVTTKGSPLFAKQITQTDAFIFERTRRAGAVFIGRTNSPEFGLGGHTYNPVYGLTRNAFDPSRSAGGSSGGAAVAVALRMLPVADGSDMMGSLRTPAAFNNVFGFRSTPGCVPYGPADEVFYQQFSVAGPMARTVPELGFLLSVQAGFDARAPLSRRGDSPAAFASALERDMRGTRIGWLGDLNGYLPTETSLLDTCSAALRHFETAGCTVEAAELKFDFNRLWQAWIDLRSFAIAGANAPLYRDAAKRALLKPEAVWEIERGLGLSGEDVYRAALDRSAWYQTLNALFERYDFLVLPAAQVFPFDATLNWPHSIGARTMDTYHRWMETVVPATMASLPALSAPAGFGPAGLPAGIQIIGPAQMDLAVLQVGLAYDRASGYSSMRSPLLA, translated from the coding sequence ATGACCAGGCTTGCTTCCTTGCCCACCAACGATATCGTTGCACTCGACGCCATTGCGCTATCCCAAGCTATCCATGCACGAGAAGTATCTTGCGTCGAAGTGATGAGCGCGTATCTGGCGCAAGTGGATCGCCTCAACCCGCAAGTCAACGCGATTGTCGCGATGCAGGATCACGAGAGTCTTTTAAAGCTCGCAAGCGAGCGCGACACGCAGTTGGCGCGTAACGGAAGTCTTGGCGTGTTGCATGGTTTTCCTCAAGCGCCCAAGGACATTTTGCCCGTCGCCGGCATGGTGACGACCAAAGGCTCGCCCCTCTTCGCCAAGCAAATCACGCAAACCGATGCGTTCATTTTCGAACGCACGCGTCGCGCAGGCGCGGTCTTCATTGGCCGCACCAACTCTCCCGAGTTCGGCCTTGGCGGACATACCTATAACCCCGTTTATGGTTTGACGCGCAACGCATTCGATCCATCTCGGTCGGCTGGCGGAAGCAGTGGCGGCGCAGCCGTTGCGGTCGCGTTGCGCATGCTTCCCGTGGCCGATGGATCGGACATGATGGGCTCGCTGCGCACGCCTGCGGCATTCAACAACGTGTTCGGATTTCGCAGTACACCGGGATGCGTGCCGTATGGCCCCGCCGACGAAGTGTTCTATCAGCAATTCAGCGTCGCCGGTCCAATGGCGCGCACGGTCCCCGAACTCGGCTTCCTGCTTTCGGTGCAAGCGGGATTCGATGCGCGCGCCCCACTCTCGCGCCGCGGCGATTCACCGGCGGCATTTGCCAGTGCCTTGGAGCGCGATATGCGTGGCACGCGAATCGGCTGGCTTGGCGATCTGAACGGATATCTGCCTACCGAGACGTCCTTGCTCGATACCTGTAGCGCCGCCTTGCGTCACTTTGAAACGGCAGGTTGCACGGTTGAAGCGGCAGAGTTGAAATTCGATTTTAATCGCTTGTGGCAAGCGTGGATCGATTTACGCAGCTTCGCCATCGCGGGCGCTAATGCGCCGCTTTATCGCGATGCCGCTAAGCGCGCATTGCTAAAGCCCGAAGCCGTATGGGAAATCGAGCGCGGACTGGGTCTTTCGGGAGAAGACGTCTACCGCGCCGCACTGGACCGTTCGGCGTGGTACCAAACGCTCAACGCGCTATTCGAACGTTATGATTTTCTTGTGCTGCCTGCGGCACAAGTCTTCCCCTTCGATGCCACGCTCAACTGGCCTCATTCCATAGGCGCACGAACAATGGATACCTATCACCGATGGATGGAAACCGTGGTGCCCGCAACCATGGCGTCCTTACCCGCGTTGTCGGCGCCAGCCGGTTTCGGTCCTGCGGGTTTGCCAGCCGGAATACAAATAATCGGGCCGGCGCAAATGGATCTTGCCGTGTTGCAAGTCGGGCTTGCCTACGATCGCGCAAGCGGCTATTCCAGCATGCGCAGTCCGTTGCTTGCTTAG
- a CDS encoding NAD(P)-dependent alcohol dehydrogenase, which translates to MEALVLEEARRISLRPFSLPQVVGPRDVRIRIHTVGICGSDIHYYQHGRIGPFVVNEPMVLGHEASGTVIEVGDEVSNLKAGDRVCMEPGVPDMESRASREGLYNLDPKVRFWATPPVHGCLAPFVVHPAAFTYKLPDNVSFAEGAIVEPLSIGLQAAKKAAIKPGDVAVVLGAGTIGMMCALAALAGGCSRAIVCDLVQEKLDLIGAVQGVTAVNIRECNAKDVIAELTDGWGADIVIEASGNEKAFEGIVDLLCPSGCLVLVGMPQRAIALDVVAVQIKEARIESVFRYANIFPRAIQLIASGKLDVKPFISRTFPFADGIKAFEEASSGLPTDVKVQIVLEE; encoded by the coding sequence ATGGAAGCACTGGTTCTCGAAGAAGCACGGCGTATCAGCTTGCGGCCGTTCAGCTTGCCGCAGGTGGTCGGACCGCGCGACGTGCGTATCCGCATTCACACGGTGGGCATTTGCGGCAGCGACATTCACTACTACCAGCATGGCCGCATAGGACCGTTCGTCGTCAATGAGCCGATGGTGCTCGGGCATGAAGCGTCGGGCACGGTCATCGAGGTCGGCGATGAAGTGAGCAATCTCAAGGCGGGCGACCGCGTGTGCATGGAACCCGGCGTGCCGGACATGGAGTCGCGTGCATCGCGTGAAGGGCTTTATAACCTCGACCCCAAGGTGCGCTTCTGGGCCACGCCGCCCGTGCATGGCTGTCTCGCGCCGTTCGTCGTGCATCCCGCGGCCTTCACGTACAAGTTGCCGGACAACGTGAGCTTTGCCGAAGGCGCGATCGTCGAGCCGCTCTCCATCGGCTTGCAGGCCGCGAAGAAAGCCGCGATCAAGCCGGGCGATGTCGCCGTCGTGCTGGGTGCGGGCACCATCGGCATGATGTGCGCGCTGGCGGCGCTCGCGGGTGGATGCAGCCGCGCCATCGTCTGCGATCTCGTGCAGGAGAAGCTCGATCTCATTGGCGCGGTGCAGGGCGTGACGGCCGTGAATATCCGCGAATGCAATGCGAAGGACGTGATCGCCGAACTGACCGACGGCTGGGGCGCGGATATCGTGATCGAGGCGAGCGGTAATGAAAAGGCCTTCGAGGGCATTGTCGATCTGTTGTGTCCCAGTGGCTGCCTCGTGCTGGTCGGCATGCCGCAGCGCGCCATTGCCCTTGATGTGGTCGCCGTGCAGATCAAGGAAGCGCGCATCGAATCCGTATTCCGCTACGCGAATATTTTCCCGCGTGCGATCCAGCTGATCGCATCCGGCAAGCTCGATGTGAAGCCGTTCATCTCGCGCACATTCCCCTTCGCCGATGGTATCAAGGCGTTCGAGGAAGCATCGAGCGGCCTGCCTACGGATGTGAAAGTGCAGATCGTGCTCGAAGAATAA
- a CDS encoding sugar-binding transcriptional regulator yields MSKTVPPLAFAETDESIDSEEELQARVAWHYYVGNLTQQEIAERIGSNRVRVNRLLAASRESGLVQITINSKIAPCVALEEALSKRFGLECAVVVPTGANTEANNAALGIGAASYFSRQIVAGQTIGLGWGRTIRAVLRAMPQRSYGAVSAVSLQGGLSHCPSINTFDIVSDFADICRADGYLFAAPIYVSSQKARDVILQEGTVRETYELARNSDLALLTCGDLTESLVVTYGIDNPEQLRTLEKAGAVGDMLGHFMDEDGELIDHPLNRRTVAITLEDLRKLRRVVLVSGGAKKFHVTRAALRGRYPSVLVTDEDTARRLCDEP; encoded by the coding sequence ATGAGCAAGACAGTACCACCCCTAGCCTTCGCCGAAACCGACGAATCCATCGACTCGGAAGAGGAATTGCAGGCGCGCGTCGCGTGGCACTACTACGTCGGCAACCTGACGCAGCAGGAGATCGCGGAACGTATAGGCAGCAACCGCGTGCGCGTGAACCGGCTGCTCGCGGCAAGCCGCGAGTCGGGTCTCGTGCAGATCACCATCAACAGCAAGATAGCGCCATGCGTCGCGCTGGAAGAAGCGCTCAGCAAACGCTTCGGTCTTGAATGCGCGGTGGTCGTGCCGACCGGTGCGAACACCGAAGCGAACAACGCGGCGCTCGGTATCGGCGCGGCGAGCTACTTTTCGAGGCAGATAGTTGCAGGGCAAACTATCGGGCTTGGCTGGGGACGCACGATCCGCGCCGTGCTGCGCGCCATGCCGCAACGCAGTTATGGCGCGGTGTCGGCGGTGTCGCTGCAAGGCGGCCTCTCGCATTGCCCGAGCATCAACACGTTCGATATCGTTTCCGACTTCGCGGATATCTGCCGAGCGGACGGATATCTGTTCGCCGCGCCCATCTACGTCAGCAGCCAGAAGGCGCGCGATGTGATCCTGCAGGAAGGCACCGTGCGCGAGACCTACGAACTCGCGCGCAACTCCGACCTTGCCCTGCTGACTTGCGGCGATCTGACGGAATCTCTCGTCGTAACCTATGGCATCGACAATCCGGAGCAATTGCGCACGCTCGAAAAAGCAGGCGCGGTCGGCGACATGCTCGGGCATTTCATGGATGAAGACGGCGAGCTGATCGATCATCCGCTGAATCGCCGCACCGTTGCGATCACGCTCGAAGACTTGCGCAAGCTGCGTCGCGTGGTTCTCGTCAGTGGCGGGGCGAAGAAGTTTCATGTCACGCGTGCGGCGTTGCGCGGACGCTATCCGTCGGTGCTCGTGACCGATGAAGACACGGCGCGGCGACTCTGCGACGAACCTTGA
- a CDS encoding H-NS family nucleoid-associated regulatory protein, whose translation MVTLAQLETQIQKLQRRADALRERKSSEVIANIRALMQEYGLTTADLDKSDSSPGVKKRGRPVGSKNVASSRKAVKKSKMPPKYRDPASGLTWSGHARPPAWIKDVVDRSVYLIDGASNGKTGARRDSPAGSSKAAGAKSKARPAGKKAASVQEANT comes from the coding sequence ATGGTTACATTGGCTCAGTTGGAAACTCAGATTCAAAAATTGCAGCGCCGTGCAGATGCATTGCGTGAACGTAAATCGAGCGAGGTCATCGCAAACATTCGCGCGCTGATGCAGGAATATGGCCTAACTACGGCGGATCTCGACAAGAGCGACAGTTCGCCTGGCGTCAAGAAGCGCGGGCGTCCGGTGGGGTCGAAGAATGTGGCTTCGTCCAGGAAGGCCGTCAAGAAATCGAAGATGCCGCCTAAGTATCGTGACCCCGCAAGTGGTCTGACTTGGAGTGGGCACGCGCGTCCACCGGCCTGGATCAAGGATGTAGTAGACCGTAGCGTGTATTTGATCGACGGCGCATCAAACGGCAAAACGGGCGCGCGTCGTGACAGTCCGGCAGGATCGTCTAAGGCAGCGGGCGCCAAGAGCAAAGCTCGTCCGGCAGGAAAGAAAGCGGCAAGCGTGCAAGAAGCAAACACTTGA
- a CDS encoding cytochrome c, protein MKNVFKPLVAACFAAYAVTSTLAHAADASADALVARGAYLAKAGDCVACHSAPRGKPMTGGLPMMTPLGAIYTTNITPDPDTGIGRYTEEDFAKALREGVAKDGHNLYPAMPYPSYAKINDEDMHALYAYFMHGVAPIKQANREPDFKWPLTMRWPLKLWNLVFLEKGVYRDKPGKDVAWNRGAYLIQGLGHCGSCHTPRGIAFQEKGLDETSSVYLTGGLLDNWFASNLTAEHNTGLGRWSEQDIATFLKTGANGHASAFGAMTSVINNSTQAMNDSDVAAMASYLKSLPAAGGNGNTPYSYDAKATKVSLARPAASDSGARVYTAYCMHCHGVDGRGFAPMLAPLAGNPNVLEKDASSLINVTLNGTGDLVIQGVPAPYPMPRYAPVLSDQQIADVLTFVRGAWNNNTPAVNVEDVTKMRKSTQAAR, encoded by the coding sequence ATGAAAAACGTATTCAAGCCTCTCGTGGCTGCCTGTTTTGCAGCGTATGCCGTGACGTCGACACTCGCGCATGCAGCGGATGCATCCGCCGATGCACTCGTCGCACGCGGCGCTTACCTTGCCAAAGCCGGCGATTGCGTGGCCTGCCATTCCGCTCCGCGCGGCAAACCCATGACCGGCGGCTTGCCGATGATGACGCCGTTAGGCGCCATCTATACGACCAATATCACGCCCGACCCCGACACAGGCATTGGCCGCTATACGGAAGAGGATTTTGCTAAAGCCTTGCGCGAGGGCGTTGCCAAGGATGGCCATAATCTTTATCCGGCCATGCCTTATCCGTCTTATGCAAAGATCAACGATGAAGACATGCATGCGCTTTATGCGTATTTCATGCATGGCGTCGCGCCGATCAAGCAGGCTAATCGCGAACCAGACTTCAAATGGCCGCTTACCATGCGCTGGCCGCTCAAGCTTTGGAATCTGGTATTTCTCGAGAAGGGCGTGTACCGCGATAAACCCGGCAAGGATGTCGCCTGGAACCGTGGCGCCTATCTCATTCAAGGCCTGGGCCATTGCGGCTCGTGTCATACGCCACGAGGGATCGCGTTCCAGGAAAAAGGACTCGACGAAACGAGCAGCGTCTATTTAACCGGGGGTTTGCTCGACAACTGGTTTGCATCGAACCTCACCGCCGAACACAACACCGGTCTTGGCCGATGGAGCGAGCAGGATATCGCGACGTTCCTCAAAACCGGCGCGAACGGGCACGCGTCCGCATTCGGCGCAATGACGAGCGTGATCAACAACAGCACGCAAGCCATGAACGACAGCGATGTGGCGGCCATGGCGAGTTATCTGAAGTCGCTGCCGGCAGCGGGCGGTAACGGCAACACGCCGTATTCGTATGATGCCAAGGCCACGAAGGTGTCCCTGGCGCGTCCAGCTGCATCGGATTCGGGCGCGCGTGTCTACACGGCGTACTGCATGCATTGCCACGGCGTGGACGGTCGTGGCTTTGCGCCGATGCTCGCGCCTTTGGCGGGCAATCCCAACGTGCTGGAAAAGGATGCGTCGTCGCTCATTAACGTGACGCTGAACGGCACTGGCGACCTCGTCATTCAAGGCGTGCCGGCGCCTTATCCCATGCCTCGCTATGCGCCGGTACTGAGCGATCAGCAGATAGCGGACGTACTAACGTTCGTTCGCGGCGCATGGAACAACAACACGCCCGCCGTCAACGTCGAGGACGTCACCAAAATGCGCAAGTCGACGCAGGCGGCGCGTTGA
- a CDS encoding DUF3331 domain-containing protein, translated as MKLPSTMDPWSRTLALLDSRSSRRSQSGETHGLMPRAFTREPSNALARAAGAESVNIRVLERLSESTLALSWHDPTSFNYSEQVWALCTARKGGTCVLSGQVIRRGQPVYRPRRVGSSVPLNSGAMILAGALVTHVHEPAEMAQES; from the coding sequence ATGAAGCTTCCATCGACGATGGATCCCTGGAGCCGTACCCTGGCATTGCTCGATAGCCGGTCAAGCCGACGATCGCAGTCTGGCGAGACCCATGGGCTGATGCCGCGTGCCTTCACGCGCGAGCCATCGAACGCATTAGCGCGGGCGGCGGGCGCGGAAAGCGTGAACATTCGCGTGTTGGAGCGCTTGAGCGAATCGACACTGGCGCTTTCGTGGCACGATCCCACTTCATTCAATTATTCCGAGCAGGTGTGGGCACTTTGCACGGCGCGTAAGGGCGGAACGTGCGTGCTAAGCGGGCAGGTGATCAGGCGCGGGCAGCCGGTGTACCGGCCAAGGCGCGTGGGCAGTTCCGTGCCGCTTAATAGCGGCGCGATGATTCTCGCGGGCGCGCTCGTGACGCATGTGCACGAGCCTGCCGAGATGGCGCAGGAAAGCTGA
- a CDS encoding alcohol dehydrogenase catalytic domain-containing protein codes for MTDMTAIVCRAPKDYRVERVARPTPGRNEIVIRIAACGICASDCKCWSGAKMFWGGPNPWVKAPVIPGHEFFGYVEELGEGAAEHFGVNKGDRVIAEQIVPCAKCRYCKSGQYWMCEVHNIFGFQREVADGGMAEYMRFPPTAIVHKIPDGISLEDAAIIEPLACAIHTVNRGDIQLSDVVVIAGAGPLGLMMTQVAHLKTPRKLVVIDLVDERLELAREYGADITINPKSDNALDIIRSITDQYGCDVYIETTGVPAGVSQGLELIRKLGRFVEFSVFGADTTVDWSIIGDRKELDVRGAHLGPYCYPIAIDLLARGLVTSKGIVTHDFSLEEWDEAIKTANSLDSIKVLLKPKSA; via the coding sequence ATGACGGATATGACGGCCATTGTGTGCCGCGCGCCGAAGGACTATCGCGTGGAGCGCGTCGCGCGCCCGACGCCGGGCAGAAACGAGATCGTCATTCGCATTGCCGCATGCGGAATCTGCGCGAGCGACTGCAAATGCTGGTCGGGCGCAAAGATGTTCTGGGGCGGCCCGAACCCTTGGGTCAAGGCGCCGGTCATTCCAGGCCATGAATTCTTCGGCTACGTGGAAGAACTGGGCGAGGGCGCGGCCGAGCACTTCGGCGTGAACAAGGGTGACCGCGTGATCGCCGAACAGATCGTGCCGTGCGCGAAGTGCCGCTATTGCAAGTCCGGGCAATACTGGATGTGCGAAGTGCATAACATCTTCGGCTTTCAGCGTGAAGTGGCGGATGGCGGCATGGCCGAATACATGCGCTTCCCGCCGACAGCCATCGTTCACAAGATTCCGGACGGCATCTCGCTCGAAGATGCCGCGATCATCGAGCCGCTCGCGTGTGCCATTCATACGGTGAATCGCGGCGATATTCAGCTAAGCGATGTCGTCGTGATCGCAGGCGCGGGACCGCTCGGTTTGATGATGACGCAAGTCGCGCATCTCAAGACGCCCAGGAAGCTGGTCGTGATCGATCTCGTGGATGAGCGGCTGGAACTCGCGCGCGAATACGGCGCGGATATCACCATCAATCCCAAGAGCGACAACGCGCTCGACATCATCCGCTCGATCACGGACCAATACGGTTGCGATGTCTATATCGAAACCACGGGCGTGCCTGCCGGCGTGTCGCAAGGGCTGGAATTGATTCGCAAGCTTGGACGCTTCGTGGAGTTCTCCGTGTTCGGTGCGGATACGACGGTCGACTGGTCGATCATCGGCGACCGCAAAGAACTCGACGTGCGCGGCGCGCATCTCGGTCCTTATTGCTATCCCATCGCTATCGACTTGCTGGCGCGCGGGCTCGTGACTTCCAAGGGCATCGTCACGCACGACTTTTCCCTGGAAGAATGGGACGAAGCGATCAAGACCGCCAATTCACTCGACTCAATCAAGGTTTTGCTCAAGCCTAAGAGCGCTTGA
- a CDS encoding aspartyl/asparaginyl beta-hydroxylase domain-containing protein yields MASKRRGMCFVRWYGMPVDSSLDLPELARDFKYVKTIGISVFNERQSTSVHYGPLRLTLRCLYNLRPIDDENVFIDVAGRRHYWHDDPLFIFDDTLVHRSVNESDRLRYCIFLDVLGLRILRACLTSWSRRCVLASCPCDVCSMQTEK; encoded by the coding sequence ATGGCAAGCAAGCGCCGCGGCATGTGTTTCGTGCGCTGGTACGGCATGCCTGTCGATAGTTCGCTTGACTTACCGGAATTGGCGCGCGACTTCAAATACGTCAAGACCATCGGCATATCGGTTTTCAATGAGCGGCAGAGTACGTCAGTGCATTACGGACCGCTGCGTCTTACCTTGCGTTGTCTTTACAACCTCCGTCCTATCGACGACGAAAATGTCTTTATCGATGTAGCGGGGCGTCGTCATTATTGGCACGACGATCCGCTATTCATTTTCGACGATACGCTCGTGCATCGGTCGGTCAACGAATCCGATCGCTTGCGGTACTGCATTTTTCTCGATGTCTTAGGCCTTCGCATTTTGCGCGCGTGCTTGACGTCATGGTCGCGGCGGTGCGTCTTGGCGTCATGTCCATGCGACGTGTGTTCTATGCAAACTGAGAAATGA
- a CDS encoding (2Fe-2S)-binding protein, with the protein MTTLSINGQTHTVDAPPDMPLLWVLRDLVGLTGTKFGCGIAQCGACTVHLDGVAVRSCVLPVAAVGERKVTTIEAVGDTPAGKKVQTAWRQLDVVQCGYCQSGQVMSATALLTTVPNPTDDDIDAAMAGNICRCGTYHRIRAAIKQAAKEA; encoded by the coding sequence ATGACCACGCTTTCCATCAACGGCCAGACGCATACCGTCGATGCGCCGCCCGACATGCCCTTGCTTTGGGTGCTGCGCGATCTTGTGGGCCTGACGGGCACCAAGTTCGGCTGTGGCATCGCGCAATGCGGCGCCTGCACCGTTCATCTCGACGGCGTCGCCGTGCGTTCATGCGTGCTGCCTGTGGCGGCTGTCGGTGAGCGCAAGGTGACGACGATCGAAGCCGTCGGCGACACACCCGCTGGCAAGAAGGTGCAAACCGCATGGCGTCAGCTGGATGTGGTGCAGTGCGGCTACTGCCAGTCCGGACAAGTCATGTCCGCGACCGCATTGCTCACGACCGTTCCCAATCCGACCGACGACGACATCGACGCCGCGATGGCGGGCAACATCTGCCGCTGCGGGACGTATCACCGCATCCGCGCGGCGATCAAGCAAGCCGCGAAGGAGGCCTGA
- a CDS encoding molybdopterin cofactor-binding domain-containing protein, which translates to MHAFGSYFAIVADVAVDKAGAVKVSRIVCAVDCGMVVNPNTVEAQVQGGIIFGITAALYSEITIKDGRVEQSNFTDYRILRIHETPPVEVHIVKSSEAPGGIGEPGTAALAPAITNAIYAATGKRLRQLPVGNQLQSA; encoded by the coding sequence ATGCATGCGTTCGGCAGTTACTTCGCAATCGTGGCGGACGTCGCCGTCGATAAAGCCGGCGCGGTGAAGGTCAGTCGAATCGTATGCGCGGTGGATTGCGGCATGGTCGTCAATCCGAATACGGTCGAGGCGCAGGTGCAAGGCGGCATCATATTCGGCATTACGGCGGCGCTTTATAGCGAGATCACGATCAAGGACGGCCGCGTCGAGCAGAGCAATTTCACCGACTACCGGATACTGCGTATTCACGAAACGCCGCCGGTGGAAGTGCATATCGTCAAGAGCAGCGAAGCGCCGGGAGGAATCGGCGAACCGGGCACGGCGGCACTCGCCCCCGCCATCACCAATGCGATTTATGCCGCCACCGGCAAGCGACTGAGGCAATTACCAGTCGGCAACCAGTTGCAAAGCGCTTGA
- a CDS encoding carbohydrate ABC transporter permease gives MTKRALRARAARKRATVWHFFGLAIVFLSSVFPFYWMVTTSLKSQSDALAYPPKWLFSPTFHHYSAALFEHDVAGSLLNSLIIASSTTVLAILLGAPAAYALARFEFRGKEDLWFWFISNRMVSPVVLAVPFFLIATKLDLVDTHIVLILLYLTFSLPIVVWICTDQFRNIPVELDEAARLDGASPWRVFWRINLPLAMPGIVVSAIFAFIFSWNDLLYALVLTRTDAITSPVAATSYMSGYELPWGEIMATGTLIVLPMVVFALLVSGRLVQGLTMGAVK, from the coding sequence ATGACCAAGCGTGCCTTGCGTGCGCGTGCCGCACGCAAACGCGCCACCGTATGGCACTTTTTCGGTCTGGCGATCGTCTTCCTTTCGTCCGTGTTTCCGTTCTACTGGATGGTGACGACGAGCCTGAAGAGCCAGTCCGACGCGCTCGCGTATCCGCCGAAGTGGCTGTTCAGTCCCACGTTTCATCACTATTCGGCGGCGCTTTTCGAGCATGACGTGGCGGGCAGTCTGCTCAACTCGCTCATCATCGCGAGCAGCACGACGGTGCTTGCCATTCTGCTCGGCGCGCCCGCTGCCTATGCGCTTGCACGCTTCGAATTCCGTGGCAAGGAAGACCTGTGGTTCTGGTTCATCTCGAACCGCATGGTGAGCCCCGTGGTGCTCGCGGTGCCGTTCTTTCTGATTGCGACCAAGCTCGATCTCGTCGATACGCACATCGTGCTGATTCTTCTTTATCTGACCTTCTCGTTGCCGATCGTCGTATGGATCTGCACCGACCAGTTCCGCAATATTCCCGTGGAACTCGACGAGGCCGCGCGGCTCGATGGCGCGTCGCCGTGGCGCGTGTTCTGGCGCATCAACTTGCCGCTCGCGATGCCGGGCATCGTCGTATCCGCCATCTTCGCTTTCATCTTCTCGTGGAACGATCTGCTCTATGCGCTCGTGCTGACACGCACCGATGCCATTACATCGCCGGTCGCCGCGACGAGCTACATGAGCGGTTACGAATTGCCCTGGGGCGAGATCATGGCCACGGGTACGCTGATCGTCCTGCCGATGGTCGTCTTCGCGCTGCTCGTGTCCGGGCGGCTGGTGCAAGGTCTCACGATGGGCGCGGTGAAGTAG
- a CDS encoding SDR family oxidoreductase, with product MTDTIDRNREFAGKTVLVTGAGKGIGHATVHLLIERGARVVALSRSAADLVQLKEETGCETIAVDLANADATREAARGAQPVDLLVNCAGIAQLQPFLETTAEAFDLTMNVNVRAAMIVAQECAKSMIARNVGGAIVNVSSLSATVGLPLHAAYCASKGGLDALTRVMAVELGPHGIRVNAVNPVVTMTPMAERAWSDPVKSGPMLARIPLNRFVQPVEVARSIAYLLSDDSSMVSGVSLAIDGGFQAG from the coding sequence ATGACCGACACCATCGACCGTAACCGCGAGTTTGCAGGCAAGACCGTGCTCGTCACCGGCGCGGGCAAGGGCATCGGCCACGCGACCGTGCATCTCCTGATCGAACGCGGCGCGCGGGTCGTTGCCTTGAGCCGCAGCGCTGCCGACCTCGTGCAACTCAAGGAAGAGACCGGCTGCGAAACCATTGCCGTCGATCTCGCAAATGCCGATGCCACCCGCGAAGCCGCGCGCGGCGCGCAACCGGTCGATCTGCTCGTGAACTGCGCGGGCATCGCGCAATTGCAGCCGTTTCTCGAGACGACCGCCGAAGCGTTCGATCTCACCATGAACGTCAACGTGCGCGCCGCGATGATCGTCGCGCAGGAGTGCGCGAAGAGCATGATCGCGCGCAATGTGGGCGGGGCCATCGTCAACGTGTCGAGCTTGTCGGCGACCGTCGGCTTGCCGTTGCATGCGGCGTATTGCGCGTCCAAGGGCGGACTCGATGCACTGACGCGCGTGATGGCCGTCGAACTCGGACCGCACGGCATCCGCGTCAACGCCGTGAACCCTGTCGTGACGATGACGCCCATGGCCGAGCGAGCCTGGAGCGACCCCGTCAAATCCGGCCCGATGCTCGCGCGCATTCCGCTGAACCGTTTCGTGCAGCCCGTGGAAGTGGCGCGCTCCATCGCCTATCTGTTAAGCGACGATTCCAGCATGGTCAGCGGCGTGAGCCTTGCCATCGACGGCGGCTTTCAGGCGGGCTAG